A genome region from Streptomyces sp. NBC_01296 includes the following:
- a CDS encoding protein kinase domain-containing protein, translating to MAPEPEGNGAGMAEGPEHWGAGGLVGDGRYRLTHRLGRGGMAEVFAAEDVRLGRTVAVKLLRADLAEDPVSKARFTREAQSVAGLNHHAVVAVYDSGEDRVGPNTVPYIVMELVEGRTIRDLLISAEAPGPEQALIITSGVLEALAYSHQHGIVHRDIKPANVIITETGAVKVMDFGIARALHGAQSTMTQTGMVMGTPQYLSPEQALGKAVDHRSDLYATGCLLYELLALRPPFTGETPLSVVYQHVQDAPVPPSQLPEGHHIPQELDGLVMRSLAKDPDDRFQSAEEMRGLVQYALQMLHDQGPNTGTWNTGPVAMALPHGRGGAAQTTAMPMGQHGGQQNYPAHATTSQFQQPMVPPLNPDDGSAFPGGGGYDNHGRGGGPGGYDGYDDRGGSRWKLWLFAVLAIVAIAGGVAYAVNSMSHKNKDDSVPPAVQSSSSGQQTTPSAQQSTPSHETQPSRSSEESVPQPSRSSKFTPSTSPSATPSFSSTPSASITPSKSPSTKPSPSKSVIPPVDPPNPVDEP from the coding sequence ATGGCACCCGAACCCGAGGGAAACGGCGCCGGGATGGCCGAGGGTCCTGAGCATTGGGGCGCCGGCGGCCTGGTCGGCGACGGCCGGTACCGGCTCACCCACCGCCTGGGCCGTGGCGGCATGGCGGAGGTGTTCGCAGCCGAGGACGTCCGGCTGGGCCGGACCGTCGCCGTGAAGCTGCTGCGCGCCGACCTCGCCGAGGACCCGGTCTCCAAGGCCCGCTTCACGCGCGAGGCGCAGTCGGTCGCCGGACTCAACCACCACGCCGTCGTCGCCGTGTACGACTCGGGCGAGGACCGGGTCGGCCCGAACACCGTCCCGTACATCGTGATGGAGCTGGTCGAGGGCCGCACCATTCGCGACCTGCTGATCAGCGCCGAGGCCCCCGGCCCGGAGCAGGCGCTCATCATCACCTCGGGCGTGCTCGAAGCCCTCGCGTACTCGCACCAGCACGGCATCGTGCACCGCGACATCAAGCCCGCGAACGTCATCATCACGGAGACCGGCGCGGTCAAGGTGATGGACTTCGGCATCGCCCGCGCCCTGCACGGCGCCCAGTCGACGATGACGCAGACCGGCATGGTCATGGGCACCCCGCAGTACCTCTCCCCCGAGCAGGCGCTCGGCAAGGCGGTGGACCACCGCTCCGACCTGTACGCGACCGGCTGTCTGCTGTACGAACTGCTCGCGCTGCGGCCCCCGTTCACCGGCGAGACCCCGCTGTCGGTGGTCTACCAGCACGTGCAGGACGCGCCGGTCCCGCCCTCGCAGCTGCCGGAGGGCCACCACATCCCGCAGGAGCTCGACGGCCTCGTCATGCGCTCCCTCGCCAAGGACCCGGACGACCGGTTCCAGAGCGCCGAGGAGATGCGCGGGCTGGTCCAGTACGCGCTGCAGATGCTGCACGACCAGGGGCCGAACACGGGCACCTGGAACACCGGCCCGGTCGCCATGGCCCTGCCGCACGGGCGCGGCGGCGCGGCGCAGACCACGGCGATGCCGATGGGCCAGCACGGCGGCCAGCAGAATTACCCGGCGCACGCCACGACCTCGCAGTTCCAGCAGCCGATGGTGCCGCCGCTGAACCCGGACGACGGCTCGGCCTTCCCCGGCGGGGGCGGGTACGACAACCACGGCCGCGGCGGTGGACCGGGCGGCTACGACGGCTACGACGACCGCGGCGGCAGCCGGTGGAAGCTGTGGCTGTTCGCGGTGCTGGCGATCGTCGCGATCGCGGGCGGCGTGGCGTACGCCGTCAACTCCATGTCGCACAAGAACAAGGACGACAGCGTTCCGCCTGCCGTCCAGAGTTCCTCGAGCGGCCAGCAGACGACCCCGTCCGCGCAGCAGAGCACGCCGTCGCACGAGACGCAGCCCTCGCGCTCGTCGGAGGAGTCCGTGCCGCAGCCGAGCCGCAGCAGCAAGTTCACGCCGAGCACGAGCCCGTCGGCGACGCCGTCGTTCAGCTCGACGCCCTCGGCGTCGATCACTCCGTCGAAGTCGCCGTCGACGAAGCCGTCGCCGTCGAAGAGTGTGATTCCGCCGGTGGACCCGCCCAATCCGGTTGACGAACCTTAG